A region of the Chthoniobacterales bacterium genome:
GACCGGCGGCGAACTTCTCCAAACGCACCGTCACAACTGCCTCGTCGAGTTCCTTGTTGAGGTGCACCTTGGTCACCGTGCCGGCCACGATGCCGCGGAAGATGAGCGGCGTCTTGCCCTCCTCCATGCCAGGCGCATCGGTGAAACGGATTTCGATCTCCGGCCCGATTGAATCGAGGTAGTCGAAATACATCCACGCCGCTCCCGCCAACGCGACGAGCGGGAAAAGCCACGCCCAGGAAATACCGCTCCGCCCGCGGACAACTTGTCCGTGGTCCTTCGGTCCATTCACCGGTTCGCTCAAGCCCGTGCCCCCCGCCAAATCATGCGCATATCATAGCTCGACGCAGCGAACAGCGTGCAAACAAGAACTGCGGCGAAGAAAAGCGCCCCGAGTTCGGCCGTGACACTGGCCAGCGTGCCGAGCTGCCCGACAGCGACCAGCACGGAGAGCAGGAAAATATCCACCATCGACCAAGTTCCGATGGTTTCGACCACGCGGAAAATTTTTGCCCGACCACGCGGATGATCCGGTTTGCCGTCC
Encoded here:
- a CDS encoding MCE family protein, encoding MSEPVNGPKDHGQVVRGRSGISWAWLFPLVALAGAAWMYFDYLDSIGPEIEIRFTDAPGMEEGKTPLIFRGIVAGTVTKVHLNKELDEAVVTVRLEKFAAG